The genomic window AGATCGCCTTTACCACGTCGGTGGACTGGTCCATCACGATCATGCAGGCGGTGCCGAAGGACGAGCGCAGTTCGCGCATGCCGTCATAATCCATGATCGCGTTTTCGCACTGCTCGGCCGTCAGCACCGGGCACGAGGCGCCGCCGGGGATCACCGCCTTCAGGTTCTTCCATCCGCCGCGCACACCGCCACCGTGCTTTTCGATCAGCTCGCGCATGGGGATCGACATGGCCTCTTCGACCACGCAGGGGGTGTTCACATGACCGGTCAGACCGAACAGCTTGACGCCGGCATTGTTCGGCCTGCCGAAGCTGGCGAACCACTCGGCCCCGCGCCGCAGGATGGTGGGCACCACTGCGATGGATTCGACGTTGTTGACCGTGGTCGGGCAGCCGTAAAGCCCGGCCCCGGCGGGAAAGGGCGGCTTCATCCGCGGCATGCCCTTCTTGCCCTCGAGGCTTTCCAGCAGCGCGGTTTCCTCGCCGCAGATATAGGCGCCGGCACCGTGATGCAGATACAGGTCGAAATCCCAGCCCGACCCGGCGGCGTTCCGGCCCAGCAGGCCGTCGTCGTAACATTCGTCGATGGCGGCCTGCAGTGCCTCGCGCTCGCGGATGAATTCGCCGCGGATGTAGATATAGGCCGCATGCGCGCCCATGGCGAAGCTGGCGATCAATGCCCCTTCGATCAGCGTATGCGGATCGTGGCGCATGATCTCGCGGTCCTTGCAGGTCGCGGGTTCGGATTCGTCGGCGTTGATGACCAGATAGGACGGCCGCCCGTCGGATTCCTTGGGCATGAAGGACCATTTCATCCCGGTCGGAAAGCCCGC from Paracoccus sp. SMMA_5_TC includes these protein-coding regions:
- the nuoF gene encoding NADH-quinone oxidoreductase subunit NuoF, producing MLNDQDRIFTNLYGMGDRSLAGAKKRGHWDGTAGIIQRGRDAIINEMKASGLRGRGGAGFPTGMKWSFMPKESDGRPSYLVINADESEPATCKDREIMRHDPHTLIEGALIASFAMGAHAAYIYIRGEFIREREALQAAIDECYDDGLLGRNAAGSGWDFDLYLHHGAGAYICGEETALLESLEGKKGMPRMKPPFPAGAGLYGCPTTVNNVESIAVVPTILRRGAEWFASFGRPNNAGVKLFGLTGHVNTPCVVEEAMSIPMRELIEKHGGGVRGGWKNLKAVIPGGASCPVLTAEQCENAIMDYDGMRELRSSFGTACMIVMDQSTDVVKAIWRLSKFFKHESCGQCTPCREGTGWMMRVMERLVRGEAEIEEIDMLFDVTKQVEGHTICALGDAAAWPIQGLIRNFREEIEDRIKARRSGRMGAMAAE